Below is a window of Pseudomonas monteilii DNA.
GGCGACGGTCGTGGGGTCGCGGGACTTGCCCCTGGTCGCCGCTCAGGAGCAGATCGTCGCGCCGGGGTTCGTCTGTGAGGCGGTGAGGGTAGGGTAAGGGTAGGGCTGCAGGATCAGCAGGGTCTGCACCGGCCCTATCGCGGCACAGGGGCCGCTCCCACAGGTGACCGAGATAGCCTGCAATCCCGTGCGGTGGGGCTACGGGTGTAGGAGCGGCCCCAGTGCCGCGATGGCGGCGGCCCAAGCACCGGCGAGCTCACTCTTGGCACCAGATTCGGTCAGCTTTCGTAGCCTTGCCCCACACTTTTCACATCCAGAAACATTCTCTTCCAGCGGTCTTTTCCTCAGCCACTAGATTGAATATTTCCACTGGATGACAGGAAACCTCCCATGTACGGACGTCGCGAAGTCCTACGCACCGGCGCTGCATTGGCGCTGCTCGCGGCGAGCCCCTGGCTGCGCGCCTCGCCCTCCACGGCGCTGCTCACCCGCACCGTCCCCGGCACGGGCGAAGCCTTGCCGGTCATCGGCGCCGGCACCTCCGGCAGCTTCGAGGTCGAAGCCGGGTCGACGGCCTATGAACGCCTCGCCGAGGCCCTCAAGATCTTCTTCGAAGGCGGCGGCTCGATCATCGACACCTCGCCCAACTACAACGGTGCCGACGCCATCCTCGGGCAGTTGCTGGAGGCAGGGGGCTGGCGTTCGAAATGCTTCCTGGCGACCAAGATCGCCGCCGACAGCCGCGAGGCCGCCGAACGCCAATGGGCCCGGAGCCTGCGTGACCTGCGCACCGACCGCGTTGACCTGCTGCAGGTGCACAACCTGCGCGACTGGCGCACACAGTTGGCTTACGCCCGTGAACTCAAGGCCCAGGGCAAGACGCGCCATGTCGGCATCACCCATTATTTGGCCAGCGGCCATGCCGAGATGATCGACATTCTGCACAAGGAACCGCTGGATTTCATCCAGATCAACTACGCCGTCAACGCGCCTCAAGCCGCCAAGGAGCTGCTGCCCCTGGCCCAGAAAAAGGGCGTGGCCGTGTTGATCAACCGTGCCTTCGACGACGGCCGCCTGTTCACCCAGGTCAAGGACCGTCCCTTGCCGCCTTGGGCCGCCGAGGTGGGGGTGACGAGCTGGGCGCAGCTGTTTCTCAAGTTCGCCCTCAGCCACCCGGCGGTGACGGCCGTGATCCCGGCCACTGGCCGCCCGGACCGTCAGCGCGATCAGCTCGAGGCCGGCCATGGTCGGCTCCTGAGCGCCGAGCAGCAAAAAACACTCATCGCCCAGTTCACCTGACGTGGCCCGCCCATGGGGACACCGCCTGGCCAGGGGCCTTGACCTGCGCGAGGGTG
It encodes the following:
- a CDS encoding aldo/keto reductase, whose amino-acid sequence is MYGRREVLRTGAALALLAASPWLRASPSTALLTRTVPGTGEALPVIGAGTSGSFEVEAGSTAYERLAEALKIFFEGGGSIIDTSPNYNGADAILGQLLEAGGWRSKCFLATKIAADSREAAERQWARSLRDLRTDRVDLLQVHNLRDWRTQLAYARELKAQGKTRHVGITHYLASGHAEMIDILHKEPLDFIQINYAVNAPQAAKELLPLAQKKGVAVLINRAFDDGRLFTQVKDRPLPPWAAEVGVTSWAQLFLKFALSHPAVTAVIPATGRPDRQRDQLEAGHGRLLSAEQQKTLIAQFT